TGCAGGGATGTAGATAAAATGCTGTTGGAAATAATTTTACAAACAATATCTAATGCAGGTGCTAAATTGACACCATTTTCAAGCAACATACCAAGTGTACTTGAAAACTGTACGACAGCATTGGTACGAGAAAAATATCCAAAACCTGGAGTATATAAACTGAGATAATCAACCGCATACTTGCCTCTTTTTGTCGAAGCAGCATATCCAAGAATAATTAAAAAGAGTGTAAACATTACCCCTAAAAACATGTAGTGATTAATTAAATAATCTGACGATACCATTAATATTCTTGTTAATAATGGTAATTCTCCAGACATACCACTAATTACATTCATTAAATTAGGAACGACAAATATCATTAACCCAATAACAATTGCAAAAATAAGCGCAAGTTGAAAAAGTGGATACGATAAAGCTCCCGATATTTTTTTTCGTAAAGCCTCTCGACGCTCAAGATAATCGATCAATCGATCCAAAATCACTTCTAGCTTGCCACTTGCCTCTCCAGCACGAACAAGCTGAACATAAATAATACTAAAAGTATCCGGATATCGTTCAAGGCCATCAGCAAAAGAAGAACCTTCTTTAATGCCATCTTTGATCGAAACTAAAATATTATGCAGTTTTCCAGTAAACTGCTCAGTTAAAAGTTCAAGAGCTTGCAGCAAAGGAACCCCTGAGCGAAGCATAACACCTAACTGCTTGGTGAAAAAAACAAGATCTTTAAAGCTCACTTTTTTTTGAAATAAATTTCCAAAAAAATGTTTAAAAGAAGATGAGTCGTTATAAAGACCTATTGAAATTGGATATAATTTTTTGGTAACAAGCTCTTCACGAACAGCTCCTACCGATGCAGCTTCCAACTGCCCTGAAGTTTGCTTACCTGTTCTTGTAAGAGCTTTATAGACGTAAAGTGCCATTTATTTTCAACCTTTTTTTCATTCGGCTTATGCAAATTTGCCAATACTATCTTTTCAAGTATATTTCTAACTATAAAGCTTTATCACAAAGGAAATTATTATGCAAAAAAACTCTGTTTTTTTCTTGTTCATGGGGTTGATTCTACAGACTAATCAACAATTTGCAATCGACAACGATAATTTAATACCATTATTAAGTCATCCTCATAAACAAGAACAAGCAATAAAAAATCAAAATTTACTGCTATTTCATCCAGAAAATGAACTACTCAAATTTTTCTTACGACCAATTAAATTTAGTCCACATGGCATTGAACATTTTTTTATGCATACGTATAATCACGAAAAATATACGGAATATTTACCTTACACGTTAGATCACATGATTCAGTTTCTTGAATATGGTCAACAACACCAGCAAGATGAACGATACGCATTATCAATTATAAAACTGTTTTTACAAAAAATAAAAGGATGTGATTTTGTCAATTCATACAGTTTGATTACCGCAATGCCAAAGCTTGCTCAAAATTTAACCCCATACGTTCAAAAAAAAGAAGCATCATTCTTGCAAGAGCTACAACAAAGCTTAAAAAAACGATTCTCACACATATTTTCTACGTATAGCTCATACTTCCAAAAAAATCCTGATGCTTTTTTAGAAGCTTTATCAGAACAAATTGCAAAAAAAACAAACGAGG
This genomic interval from Candidatus Chromulinivorax destructor contains the following:
- a CDS encoding type II secretion system F family protein, which translates into the protein MALYVYKALTRTGKQTSGQLEAASVGAVREELVTKKLYPISIGLYNDSSSFKHFFGNLFQKKVSFKDLVFFTKQLGVMLRSGVPLLQALELLTEQFTGKLHNILVSIKDGIKEGSSFADGLERYPDTFSIIYVQLVRAGEASGKLEVILDRLIDYLERREALRKKISGALSYPLFQLALIFAIVIGLMIFVVPNLMNVISGMSGELPLLTRILMVSSDYLINHYMFLGVMFTLFLIILGYAASTKRGKYAVDYLSLYTPGFGYFSRTNAVVQFSSTLGMLLENGVNLAPALDIVCKIISNSILSTSLQQAKDKIIKQGKITPFLKETKIFPSLAIYLINTGEQNGTLDQMLLVVARNYEEDLSEIADNLTAMIGPVMTLVMGLVVGVIMFAIMGPIMNMYNSSKF